From a single Gimesia fumaroli genomic region:
- the pyrE gene encoding orotate phosphoribosyltransferase: MSNRSPLAKQIKDCAQLSGTFTLRSGATSDTYFDKYLFESDPVLLKQIAEQMADLLPPETEVLAGLEMGGIPVVSVLSQVTGLPAAFIRKEAKTYGTCKYAEGIDLTDRKVVLVEDVVSSGGAILDALAKLRSSGIEPVCAVCVIDRQTGGAEALQGENLELRSVLTMQDIADVT; this comes from the coding sequence ATGTCGAATCGATCGCCGCTCGCAAAACAAATCAAAGACTGTGCGCAACTTTCGGGAACATTCACACTCCGTTCCGGCGCGACCTCAGACACATACTTCGACAAATATCTGTTTGAATCCGATCCGGTGTTGTTGAAGCAGATTGCCGAACAAATGGCCGACCTGCTCCCGCCCGAAACCGAAGTGCTCGCCGGACTGGAGATGGGCGGAATACCAGTCGTCTCCGTCTTGAGCCAGGTGACCGGCTTGCCCGCCGCCTTCATCCGCAAAGAAGCCAAAACATACGGCACCTGCAAATACGCAGAAGGCATCGACCTGACCGACAGAAAAGTCGTGCTGGTGGAAGATGTCGTTTCGTCGGGCGGTGCGATTCTGGACGCTTTAGCAAAACTCCGCTCCTCTGGCATCGAGCCGGTTTGCGCTGTCTGTGTGATCGACCGCCAGACAGGGGGAGCCGAAGCGCTCCAGGGTGAAAACCTGGAACTGCGGTCGGTGCTGACAATGCAGGACATCGCAGACGTCACATAG
- a CDS encoding putative metallopeptidase: MSSKQPFNFSHAMYDLCVDISRRLPEFHHVDMDRIAVAFAQARRNVPYGMQAKLTPLRFENGDLQTTRYGRKWTVQRIYQDQQEMLYILTFYLPRFLNHSLEEKLITVVHELYHISPAFDGDIRRLEGHYHVHSHSQKEYDAHMAVLVKQYLKLNPPPALYAFLKCRFSTLQKKHGGVVGLQIPIPKLIPVDESRSA, encoded by the coding sequence ATGTCTTCAAAGCAACCTTTTAATTTCAGTCATGCGATGTACGATCTGTGTGTCGATATCTCCCGGCGGCTCCCGGAATTTCATCACGTGGATATGGATCGTATCGCGGTCGCTTTCGCACAGGCCCGCCGCAATGTGCCTTATGGCATGCAGGCCAAACTCACGCCGCTTCGATTCGAAAATGGCGATCTCCAGACAACCCGGTACGGCCGCAAGTGGACCGTGCAACGCATCTATCAGGATCAGCAGGAGATGTTGTATATCCTGACATTTTACTTGCCCCGTTTTCTGAATCATTCGCTGGAAGAAAAACTGATCACCGTCGTCCACGAACTGTATCACATCAGCCCGGCGTTCGACGGCGACATCCGCCGCCTGGAAGGCCACTACCACGTACACTCACACAGCCAGAAAGAATACGACGCCCACATGGCCGTCCTGGTGAAACAATATTTAAAACTGAATCCGCCGCCGGCGTTGTACGCGTTTCTGAAATGCCGGTTCTCCACGCTGCAGAAAAAGCATGGCGGCGTTGTCGGCCTGCAGATTCCAATTCCCAAACTGATCCCCGTCGACGAATCGCGATCCGCGTAA
- a CDS encoding bL17 family ribosomal protein: MRHRMRGRKLGRNASHRKAMFRNMAVSLIKTVRIDEEAENAPKVSGRITTTVQKAKELRPFIEKLITLAKKAQPHIENAAQFATSADKNSSEWKTWRESDQWIQWNQAMAPALNYRRRAFADLRDNEAVDILFDEIAERFAERTGGYTRIVRLATVRLGDAGVQAIIEFVGERDRVKPTKRSASLDTSSEAATEEPEAATEEPEAATEEPEAATEEEAPADESAETAAEESAEATDTEEDKEKEA; the protein is encoded by the coding sequence ATGCGACACCGAATGAGAGGCCGAAAACTCGGCCGCAATGCATCACACCGTAAGGCTATGTTCCGCAATATGGCGGTAAGCCTCATTAAGACCGTGCGAATTGATGAGGAAGCAGAAAATGCTCCTAAAGTCTCAGGACGGATTACAACCACCGTTCAAAAGGCGAAGGAACTGCGTCCGTTCATCGAAAAGCTGATCACACTGGCCAAGAAAGCGCAGCCGCATATTGAAAATGCAGCTCAGTTCGCGACCTCGGCTGACAAGAATTCAAGCGAGTGGAAGACCTGGCGTGAATCGGATCAGTGGATTCAGTGGAACCAGGCCATGGCGCCCGCGTTGAACTATCGTCGCCGTGCTTTCGCTGATCTGCGTGATAACGAAGCCGTCGATATCCTGTTCGATGAAATCGCAGAACGATTCGCAGAACGGACCGGCGGATACACTCGCATCGTCCGTCTCGCTACCGTGCGTCTCGGCGATGCCGGAGTGCAGGCCATCATCGAATTCGTCGGCGAACGTGATCGTGTTAAACCAACCAAACGATCTGCTTCGCTCGATACCAGCTCGGAAGCTGCCACCGAAGAACCCGAAGCTGCCACCGAAGAACCCGAAGCTGCCACCGAAGAACCCGAAGCCGCGACGGAAGAAGAAGCTCCTGCCGATGAATCAGCAGAAACCGCTGCTGAAGAGTCTGCCGAAGCAACCGATACCGAAGAAGACAAAGAGAAAGAGGCGTAA
- a CDS encoding DNA-directed RNA polymerase subunit alpha — protein sequence MRIRWRGLELPSRVIPDRDTMTSTYGMFVAEPFERGFGATIANSLRRILLSSLEGSSVTRVKIQGVQHEFTTIPGVVEDITEICLNLKSLIVKNSSSTSKTLRIEKHERGVVTGADVITDDQVEIINKDLVIATMTDDVPLNMELTIENGRGYSPASEHSQHEVEVGVIPLDATFSPVVRVRYRIEDTRVGQRTNYDKLILEIWTNGTVKPDMALVEASKILRKHLNPFITYREPGPEMPPEGGLKGMLDTTGYAPIDLELEEKLNQSLAELNLSVRATNCLESEGINTVRDLVGKSEDHLLHVRNFGETTLVEVRERLSQIGLRLGMKIPNSSSQSR from the coding sequence ATGCGAATCCGTTGGCGAGGACTGGAATTACCAAGCCGTGTCATCCCTGACCGGGACACAATGACATCTACTTATGGTATGTTTGTAGCCGAACCATTCGAGCGTGGATTCGGTGCAACAATTGCCAACAGTTTACGTCGTATTCTGCTTTCCAGTCTGGAAGGCAGTTCTGTGACTCGTGTCAAAATTCAAGGCGTCCAGCACGAATTCACTACGATTCCCGGTGTGGTTGAAGACATTACTGAGATCTGTCTGAACCTGAAATCCCTGATCGTCAAGAACTCCAGCTCGACCTCCAAAACGCTGCGAATCGAAAAGCATGAGCGTGGCGTAGTGACCGGCGCTGATGTCATTACCGATGACCAGGTTGAAATCATCAACAAAGATCTGGTGATTGCCACCATGACTGATGACGTTCCACTCAACATGGAACTGACTATTGAAAACGGCCGTGGTTACTCTCCTGCTTCAGAGCATTCACAGCATGAAGTCGAAGTCGGCGTCATTCCACTCGACGCGACATTCTCTCCCGTCGTTCGTGTACGATACCGGATTGAAGATACCCGCGTCGGTCAACGTACCAACTACGATAAACTGATCCTGGAAATCTGGACCAACGGAACTGTCAAACCAGACATGGCTCTGGTAGAAGCCTCCAAGATTCTCCGGAAACACCTCAACCCGTTTATTACATACCGCGAGCCAGGTCCGGAAATGCCGCCCGAAGGTGGTCTCAAAGGAATGCTTGATACAACCGGTTACGCTCCCATCGATCTGGAGCTGGAAGAAAAACTCAACCAGAGTCTGGCTGAGCTGAATCTTTCCGTGCGTGCAACCAACTGCCTCGAATCAGAAGGAATCAATACGGTTCGCGATCTGGTTGGCAAGTCGGAAGATCACTTGTTACACGTTCGTAACTTCGGGGAAACAACACTGGTTGAAGTCCGTGAAAGACTGAGTCAAATCGGTCTGCGTCTGGGGATGAAAATCCCGAACTCTTCATCACAATCGCGTTAA
- the rpsK gene encoding 30S ribosomal protein S11, with protein MAKVKRKKVKRHITKAIAYIKATFNNTTVTITDLNGDVLCWATAGTSGFKGSRKSTPFAAQRAAEICAEKASKFGVKEMEIRVKGPGSGRESAITGLQTAGIAIRAIEDITPLPHNGCRPPKKRRV; from the coding sequence GTGGCTAAAGTCAAACGAAAAAAAGTGAAACGTCACATCACGAAAGCGATTGCTTACATCAAAGCAACGTTTAACAACACCACTGTCACAATTACCGACCTCAACGGCGATGTGCTTTGCTGGGCCACTGCTGGAACATCCGGTTTCAAAGGCAGCCGCAAGAGCACACCGTTTGCCGCTCAGAGAGCAGCAGAAATCTGTGCAGAAAAAGCATCGAAGTTTGGTGTGAAAGAGATGGAGATTCGCGTCAAAGGTCCTGGCTCCGGTCGCGAAAGTGCGATCACCGGTCTGCAGACAGCGGGTATTGCCATCCGGGCAATTGAAGATATCACACCGCTGCCTCACAATGGCTGCCGCCCACCGAAAAAACGAAGAGTCTGA
- the rpsM gene encoding 30S ribosomal protein S13 encodes MPRILGVDIPNDKPVYVSLTYLYGIGNVTALDICHKLEINPQLKAKDLTDDELSRIVNLLDTEYSVEGQLRRSTQQDIARLRDIQSYRGIRHRRGLPVRGQNTQTNARTRKGGKKTVAGKKGVKDARH; translated from the coding sequence ATGCCTCGTATTCTCGGTGTTGATATTCCGAATGATAAGCCTGTTTATGTTTCCCTGACCTACTTGTATGGAATCGGAAACGTGACGGCACTTGATATTTGCCATAAACTAGAAATCAATCCTCAGCTCAAAGCAAAAGACTTGACCGATGATGAGTTAAGTCGGATTGTGAATCTGCTGGATACGGAATATTCAGTCGAAGGGCAATTGCGTCGATCCACTCAACAGGATATCGCCCGTTTGCGAGATATTCAGTCCTATCGTGGCATTCGCCATCGTCGGGGTCTGCCTGTTCGTGGACAGAACACGCAAACCAATGCCCGTACTCGCAAGGGTGGCAAGAAAACTGTTGCTGGTAAAAAAGGTGTTAAAGACGCACGACACTAG
- the rpmJ gene encoding 50S ribosomal protein L36, giving the protein MKVRASVKRICESCKVIRRKGRVYVICSSNPRHKQRQG; this is encoded by the coding sequence ATGAAAGTCCGAGCTAGTGTTAAGCGGATTTGTGAAAGCTGTAAAGTCATCAGACGAAAAGGTCGCGTGTACGTGATCTGCTCTTCCAACCCACGTCATAAGCAGCGACAAGGGTAA
- the secY gene encoding preprotein translocase subunit SecY, whose protein sequence is MLPKLLVLFKIPELRNKILLTLGLLAVYRMGFWIALPFVDQAQLAETLKDLQNQQGGLGQMIQVISLFSASNIGQSTIFGLGIMPYISASIIFQLMGTVYPPLERLQKEGEAGRKKINEYTRYATVIICLVQSYFWIRTLTGGFGSGTSLILDGYQGFYYQMVATITMTTGTVFLMWIGEQIDAYGIGNGISLLIMAGILARMPQAGWSLIEPAFEKGIALGTDTGIDRLLILALVFVFVVVWVIAITQGQRRIPIQSAKHVRGRRVSGGQRQSLPLRVNQAGVMPIIFASSLLMFPYFLFHAISEYWPTITFWAMLDEAFQPMSRGFVYTMSYVVLIYFFCYFWTAITFNPKDMAENLKDYGSFIPGYRPGARTAAYLEQVMVRITYVGAAFLSLVAIIPTMVSTWLGVDFLVASFYGGTGLLIVVSVVLDLVNKIDSHLVMRNYSGLLESDL, encoded by the coding sequence ATGCTCCCTAAATTATTAGTTCTGTTCAAAATTCCCGAGCTTCGTAATAAAATCCTGCTGACACTGGGATTGCTCGCCGTTTATCGCATGGGATTCTGGATTGCCCTGCCTTTTGTGGATCAGGCGCAACTCGCCGAAACACTAAAAGACTTACAAAATCAGCAAGGCGGACTCGGACAGATGATACAGGTCATCTCTCTGTTCTCTGCTTCAAATATTGGCCAGAGCACGATCTTTGGCTTGGGCATTATGCCTTATATCTCGGCTTCCATTATCTTCCAGCTCATGGGGACGGTCTATCCTCCTCTGGAACGCCTTCAGAAAGAAGGCGAAGCAGGCCGGAAGAAAATTAATGAGTATACACGGTATGCAACAGTCATTATCTGTCTGGTGCAAAGTTACTTCTGGATTCGAACACTGACGGGGGGCTTTGGCTCTGGAACCAGTCTGATTCTGGATGGCTATCAAGGCTTCTACTATCAGATGGTAGCTACGATTACCATGACCACCGGTACCGTCTTTTTGATGTGGATCGGTGAGCAGATCGACGCCTACGGAATTGGGAACGGGATCAGTTTATTGATTATGGCCGGAATTCTGGCTCGGATGCCTCAAGCGGGCTGGAGTCTGATCGAACCTGCCTTCGAGAAGGGAATTGCCTTAGGGACAGATACCGGGATTGACCGGCTTTTGATTCTTGCTCTGGTGTTTGTCTTCGTGGTGGTCTGGGTGATTGCGATCACACAAGGACAACGGCGGATTCCAATTCAAAGTGCCAAGCATGTTCGTGGTCGACGGGTTTCCGGCGGTCAACGTCAGTCACTTCCGCTACGAGTCAATCAGGCAGGCGTGATGCCGATCATCTTTGCCTCCAGCCTGTTGATGTTCCCTTATTTCCTGTTTCATGCCATCAGCGAATATTGGCCCACGATTACTTTCTGGGCAATGCTGGATGAAGCCTTTCAACCAATGAGCCGTGGCTTTGTTTACACAATGTCTTATGTGGTATTGATTTACTTCTTCTGTTACTTCTGGACGGCGATTACATTTAACCCGAAAGATATGGCAGAAAATCTGAAAGACTACGGTTCTTTTATCCCCGGTTATCGACCAGGGGCTAGAACTGCCGCTTATCTCGAACAGGTAATGGTACGAATTACCTATGTAGGGGCAGCGTTTCTGTCACTGGTAGCGATTATTCCGACTATGGTTTCGACCTGGTTGGGTGTCGACTTCCTGGTGGCGAGTTTTTACGGTGGAACCGGATTACTGATTGTGGTTTCTGTGGTGCTCGATCTGGTCAATAAAATTGACAGCCATCTGGTGATGCGGAACTATTCAGGACTACTTGAGAGCGATCTGTAA
- the rplO gene encoding 50S ribosomal protein L15, translating to MIIDDVHRGIKKNKKRKRVGRGPGSGHGKTSTRGHNGYGSRSGSSRRTSFEGGQTPLALRVAKRGFNNKQFAKKVAVVNVSALEQAFESGTEITPEILAAKGLAKGRFDQVKILGNGDLSKKFSVAAHLFSQSAEEKIQAAGGAVSRIMS from the coding sequence ATGATTATTGATGATGTACATCGCGGAATTAAAAAGAATAAAAAACGGAAGCGAGTTGGGCGTGGACCTGGTTCAGGACATGGCAAAACTTCGACCCGTGGTCATAATGGATATGGAAGCCGTTCTGGTTCATCACGTCGTACCAGCTTTGAAGGGGGACAAACCCCGTTAGCGCTGCGTGTTGCCAAGCGAGGATTCAACAACAAGCAGTTCGCCAAGAAAGTGGCTGTTGTGAATGTTTCGGCTTTAGAACAGGCATTTGAAAGTGGTACTGAAATTACACCCGAAATTCTGGCTGCCAAAGGTCTGGCGAAAGGACGTTTCGATCAGGTGAAAATTTTAGGTAACGGCGATCTCAGCAAAAAGTTTTCAGTGGCCGCTCATTTGTTTTCCCAGTCAGCTGAAGAAAAAATTCAAGCTGCCGGGGGCGCTGTCAGTCGAATTATGTCATAA
- the rpsE gene encoding 30S ribosomal protein S5 produces the protein MSKEGTKQTPETVIQIRRCACVVKGGRRFSFTALVVVGDKEGRVGWGYGKAIEVPLAVDKAVKQANRSMVQVPIVEHTVPHEVVGRYGSARVLLLPARPGTGIIAGAGVRAVVEAAGITDIYTKSRGSNNPINVVKATIDGLSKLRTREDVARLRGVEV, from the coding sequence GTGTCAAAAGAAGGTACAAAGCAAACGCCAGAAACAGTCATTCAAATTCGCCGCTGTGCCTGTGTGGTTAAAGGGGGCCGTCGGTTCAGCTTTACAGCACTGGTTGTGGTTGGTGATAAAGAAGGTCGTGTTGGCTGGGGATATGGAAAAGCCATCGAAGTACCTTTGGCAGTGGATAAAGCCGTGAAGCAGGCGAACCGCAGCATGGTTCAGGTGCCGATCGTGGAACACACCGTCCCGCATGAAGTCGTGGGACGATATGGATCTGCTCGCGTATTGCTCTTACCAGCTCGTCCTGGTACCGGTATTATTGCCGGAGCTGGTGTGCGTGCCGTTGTAGAAGCTGCCGGCATTACAGATATTTATACAAAAAGTCGTGGTTCCAATAATCCGATCAATGTCGTGAAAGCGACCATTGATGGACTCTCAAAACTGCGAACCCGGGAAGATGTTGCACGTTTGAGAGGAGTAGAAGTCTAA
- the rplR gene encoding 50S ribosomal protein L18 — protein sequence MKLEKTLKKQKKRRSFRIRNTVRRTGRYRLSVYRSNNHIYAQLIDDTAGATLVSASTQDKSIAGEIKNGGNIAAAEKVGKLIGERAVEKGIKEVAFDRGPYRYHGRVAALADSARQAGLDF from the coding sequence ATGAAATTAGAAAAAACCCTGAAAAAACAGAAGAAACGACGTTCGTTCCGTATTCGCAACACGGTTCGCAGAACTGGTCGTTATCGACTCTCTGTTTATCGAAGCAACAATCATATTTATGCTCAGTTGATCGATGATACGGCAGGTGCCACATTGGTTTCCGCCAGCACTCAGGATAAGAGTATTGCTGGTGAAATCAAAAATGGTGGAAACATTGCTGCTGCCGAAAAAGTGGGAAAATTGATTGGCGAACGGGCCGTCGAAAAGGGGATTAAAGAGGTCGCCTTTGATCGTGGGCCTTATCGTTATCATGGGCGAGTTGCTGCCCTGGCTGATTCTGCCCGACAAGCGGGATTAGATTTTTAA
- the rplF gene encoding 50S ribosomal protein L6, with amino-acid sequence MSRIGKKPIPVPSGVEVKVDGGSISVKGKHGELSFTYHPSMKVELDSEANIVNVIRPDEERQSRALHGLTRALIANMVQGVETPFVKKLEIQGVGYQATLNGQKLSLQVGFANTIVLEVPKGVTCELPNSTSIVVTSADKHAVGQFAANIRSVRPPEPYKGKGIRYEGEYVRRKAGKAFAS; translated from the coding sequence ATGTCTCGAATCGGTAAAAAACCAATTCCTGTTCCCAGCGGAGTGGAAGTGAAGGTTGATGGTGGCTCCATTTCCGTCAAAGGGAAACATGGTGAGTTGTCGTTTACATACCATCCTTCCATGAAGGTCGAATTAGATTCAGAAGCTAATATCGTTAATGTCATTCGTCCTGACGAAGAACGCCAAAGCCGTGCTCTGCATGGTTTAACTCGTGCATTGATTGCGAATATGGTTCAGGGCGTTGAAACTCCTTTTGTGAAAAAACTGGAGATTCAAGGCGTTGGTTATCAAGCGACTTTGAATGGTCAGAAGCTGAGTCTCCAGGTGGGATTTGCTAATACGATCGTTCTGGAAGTTCCTAAAGGGGTTACCTGCGAACTTCCCAACAGTACAAGCATTGTTGTGACCTCGGCAGACAAACATGCCGTTGGTCAGTTTGCTGCGAATATTCGCAGCGTACGTCCTCCTGAGCCTTATAAAGGTAAGGGAATTCGTTATGAAGGTGAATACGTCCGGCGTAAAGCTGGTAAAGCCTTTGCTAGCTAA
- the rpsH gene encoding 30S ribosomal protein S8 produces MMTDPIADMLTRIRNALQIERPYVDIPASKIKVAIAAALQREGYIWDYEVLEDSPQDVLRVNLKYGPNGERVIQRIVRESKPGRRTYQDLRSMPEVLQGLGVSILSTSKGVLSNREAKNEGVGGELLCTIW; encoded by the coding sequence ATGATGACAGACCCTATTGCAGACATGCTGACACGAATTCGTAATGCACTGCAGATTGAACGGCCATATGTAGATATCCCTGCATCCAAAATTAAAGTAGCGATTGCAGCTGCTTTACAACGTGAGGGGTACATTTGGGATTATGAAGTCCTCGAAGACAGCCCGCAAGATGTCTTGCGAGTGAACTTGAAGTACGGTCCCAATGGCGAACGTGTGATTCAGCGAATCGTGCGTGAAAGTAAGCCAGGACGTCGTACTTATCAGGATTTACGTTCAATGCCAGAAGTTTTGCAGGGGTTGGGAGTCAGCATTCTCTCCACCAGCAAAGGCGTGCTCAGCAATCGTGAAGCAAAAAATGAAGGTGTCGGCGGCGAGTTACTCTGTACAATCTGGTAA
- the rplE gene encoding 50S ribosomal protein L5 has translation MAIPTLLKQYREEIVPALKEKLGRANIHSLPQIEKVVISMGIGSASQDRKRLVEVADHMTLLAGQKAQITRARKSVAGFKLREGQEIGCRVTLRGTRMYEFLERLISLALPRVRDFRGVNPKAFDGAGNYSLGLNEQMVFLEIDPDSVHYTQGMNITIVTSAGNNEEGFLLLKEFGMPFRK, from the coding sequence ATGGCTATACCAACATTATTAAAACAATATCGAGAAGAGATTGTTCCCGCCCTGAAAGAGAAATTAGGACGAGCCAATATTCACTCGCTGCCACAAATTGAAAAAGTTGTGATCAGCATGGGGATTGGCTCTGCAAGTCAGGATCGCAAACGACTCGTTGAAGTCGCCGATCATATGACTCTGTTGGCCGGGCAAAAGGCTCAGATTACTCGTGCACGTAAATCAGTTGCTGGTTTCAAACTGCGTGAAGGTCAGGAAATTGGTTGTCGAGTGACTCTGAGAGGAACTCGGATGTATGAATTTCTGGAACGCTTGATCTCACTGGCATTACCTCGTGTACGTGACTTTCGTGGTGTGAATCCGAAAGCATTTGACGGTGCTGGAAATTATAGTCTGGGTCTGAATGAACAGATGGTTTTCCTGGAAATTGATCCGGATTCCGTGCATTATACCCAGGGGATGAATATCACCATTGTAACCAGTGCTGGCAACAACGAAGAAGGTTTTCTGTTGTTGAAAGAATTCGGCATGCCGTTTCGCAAGTAG
- the rplX gene encoding 50S ribosomal protein L24 yields the protein MKIRRGDSVIVITGADAGDTPRRVLKVVDGGNKITVENVNRVFKHVKRGHPKSPQGGRLEMEMPIDISNVKFYCEACSSATRIGYRYADDGSKERFCKSCSAAVGTISPAKAKYQKQ from the coding sequence ATGAAGATACGACGTGGCGATTCAGTGATTGTGATCACCGGGGCAGATGCAGGCGATACTCCCAGGCGTGTGTTGAAGGTGGTTGATGGCGGTAATAAAATCACCGTTGAAAATGTGAACCGTGTATTTAAGCACGTGAAGCGCGGGCATCCCAAAAGTCCTCAAGGGGGACGACTGGAAATGGAAATGCCGATCGATATTTCCAACGTAAAATTTTATTGCGAAGCATGCAGCTCGGCGACTCGAATTGGTTATCGCTATGCTGACGATGGAAGTAAAGAACGGTTCTGCAAGTCTTGCAGTGCCGCTGTGGGAACCATCAGTCCTGCGAAAGCAAAATATCAGAAACAGTAA
- the rplN gene encoding 50S ribosomal protein L14 has protein sequence MIQMQTDLDVCDNSGAKIARCIKVLGGTGRRTAEVGDVIVVSIQKTLAGSNIKKGQVLRGVIVRTKYPCRRDDGSYVKFDRNAMVLLDGEGNPRGTRIFGAVARELRERKYMKIISLANEVV, from the coding sequence ATGATTCAGATGCAAACCGATCTGGATGTATGTGATAACTCGGGTGCTAAAATCGCGCGCTGCATTAAAGTGCTGGGCGGTACAGGGCGTCGTACAGCAGAAGTCGGCGACGTGATTGTTGTAAGTATTCAGAAAACATTGGCCGGTAGCAATATCAAAAAAGGTCAGGTTTTACGTGGCGTGATTGTTCGAACCAAGTATCCTTGTCGTCGCGACGATGGAAGCTATGTGAAGTTTGACCGGAACGCGATGGTGTTACTGGATGGCGAGGGGAATCCTCGGGGAACACGTATTTTTGGTGCTGTCGCCCGAGAGCTTCGCGAACGCAAATATATGAAAATTATTAGCCTGGCAAACGAGGTAGTCTGA
- the rpsQ gene encoding 30S ribosomal protein S17: MRKKLTGTVASSKMDKTLRVEIQRRYRHPMYGKTVRGRTVCHVHDENNEAEEGDTVEIIEGRPRSKTKRWDLIRVVEKKKD, from the coding sequence ATGCGAAAAAAACTGACCGGTACCGTGGCTAGTTCCAAGATGGATAAGACATTACGGGTAGAAATTCAAAGAAGATACCGTCACCCGATGTATGGTAAGACGGTACGCGGACGTACTGTTTGTCACGTTCACGATGAGAATAATGAAGCAGAAGAAGGGGATACCGTCGAGATTATCGAAGGTCGTCCTCGTTCTAAAACAAAGCGTTGGGATTTAATCCGAGTTGTAGAGAAGAAGAAAGACTAG
- the rpmC gene encoding 50S ribosomal protein L29, with protein MTKASELREMNDEQLSFALQETQKELFQLRFQAATERLDAPSSIKRLRREIARVQTIRRERELSQQKDA; from the coding sequence ATGACCAAAGCCAGCGAATTACGTGAGATGAATGATGAGCAATTATCATTTGCTCTCCAGGAAACACAAAAAGAGTTGTTTCAGTTGCGGTTTCAAGCAGCAACCGAACGACTCGATGCACCGAGTAGCATTAAGCGGCTAAGGCGTGAGATTGCACGGGTTCAGACAATTCGTCGTGAACGTGAATTAAGTCAGCAAAAAGATGCTTAA
- the rplP gene encoding 50S ribosomal protein L16 — MALMPKRVKHRKSQRGRIKGNATRGNTVAFGEWGLQSLDPGHITAQTIEACRIAATQYVRGEGKLYIRIFPQKSVTSRPLETRMGKGKGEPDHWVAVIKPGTVLFELSGVSHEAAKRCFARVAHKLPVNVRLVERRPSI, encoded by the coding sequence ATGGCTCTAATGCCAAAGCGGGTCAAGCACCGCAAAAGCCAAAGAGGACGCATAAAAGGTAATGCGACACGTGGTAACACTGTTGCCTTTGGTGAATGGGGCTTACAATCTCTGGACCCTGGGCACATAACAGCACAAACCATTGAAGCATGCCGAATTGCAGCGACACAATACGTTCGAGGTGAAGGTAAACTTTATATCCGCATCTTTCCCCAGAAGTCGGTTACTTCCCGTCCTCTGGAAACCCGTATGGGTAAGGGGAAAGGGGAGCCGGATCACTGGGTCGCCGTGATTAAGCCTGGAACCGTTTTGTTTGAGCTGTCGGGAGTTTCACACGAAGCTGCAAAACGTTGTTTTGCACGTGTGGCACATAAGTTACCGGTTAATGTGAGATTAGTCGAACGTCGACCTTCTATTTAG